DNA from Sulfodiicoccus acidiphilus:
TCGATGAGCGTTGTAGTAAAGGTGAGTGGTAAACTCTTTGATGAGGAAACTGTGGATTCGCTTAACGCTCTAAGGGAGGGAATAAGGGGGTTGATAGAGGAAGGAAAGAGAGTCGCAGTAGTTACAGGAGGTGGAGCAACTGCTAGACGTTACATTGGGAAGGGGAGGGCCATGGGTGCCAACGAATCTATGTTGGACCTCTTAGGAGTTTGGGCCTCCAGGCTTAACGCATATTTGCTCTCCTTTTCAATGGCTGACGTGAGTTACCTAAAGGTCCCCGAGAGCCTAGAGGAGTTCATTCATGCTTGGACTAGTGGGAAAGTTGTAGTGGTGGGAGGATTCCAACCTGGCCAATCCACGGCTGCGGTCGCCGCCTTAGTGGCGGAAGCGTCCAATAGTGAACTACTAATATTGGCAACTAACGTTGACGGTGTCTATGAAAGAGATCCACGACTTTTCAAGGACGCTAAACTGATTCCGCGGCTTACCACCAAGGAACTCTCAGATATTCTTGAGACTTCACAGTCAGTGAACGCTGGAGGATACGAGTTGCTAGATCCCATTGCCATAAAGATAGTTAATAGGTCGAAGATAAAAGTGGTAGTGATGAACTACAACAAACTTTCCAAGCTAAGGGAAGTACTTAAAGGTAAAGACATTTCCACCATCATTGAGCCTGCGTGATCTAGGTTGTCTGTGATGGAAGACCCAGACTTTAAGGAGCTAAGAAAATTTAAAGGAAAAGTTGATGTGAAGGGGGTGGAGTCGATTCTACAGGAGGTAGTGTCAGAGATAGAGATGGGGAGCTCAGTCACCAACGCCCTTATATACGTATACTCCCTTCATTATTCCGAGGTCAGAAGCTACAGGGAACTTTTCAACGTCATCACTAAGCTCATGGAGAAGTTCGCTGGAAAGCTAGGTGCGGATAACGTAGCTAACCTGATTAGGGATTCATTAAAATAGTAACGGCTTCGCTGGTATTAGTTCGAAGTTATACCCATTAATATGAACAATGTTTAATACTATGTACCCTGTATAGCACCTTCCAGGTGCGACTTTGGTAGGAATACTGGACTCTACTCTTAGGGAAGGTGAACAGACGCCAGGAGTTGCTTTCACAGTACAACAAAGAATAGAGATAGCGAAAGCCCTCTCAGATGCAGGAGTGGCCATGATAGAGGCCGGCCACCCCACTGTCTCCCCAGATATAAGGGAGGGGATTAAGGGGATCGTCAAGTTGAAGAGAGAGGGAGTCATAGAGTCAGAAATAATAGGCCACAGTAGAGCGGTAGAGAAAGACATCGAGGAAGCGGCTAGCTTAGAAGTAGATCGGGTCGCAATATTTTACGGGATTAGCGATATCCACTTAAAGAGTAAGCACAAGACGGACAGAGATAGTGCTCTCCAACTGATCGAACACGCAGTCAGGTTCGCTAGATCTCACGGAGTAAAGGTTAGGTTCACGGCGGAGGACGCTAGCAGGGCAGATCCAGGGTACCTCATAAGGGTGGTCAAGACAGCGAGAAATGCGGGGGCGGACAGGGTGAGTATAGCTGACACCGTAGGTGTGTTGAAACCGACAACTACTAGGGACTTCTTCTCGTGGATAAGGAGGGAGGTACCAGACGTTGAACTCGATATTCACGCTCATAACGATATGGGAAATGCGGTGGCGAACTCGCTCGCTGCAGTGGAGGGAGGAGCCACGATCGTGCACGCTACAGTTAACGGCCTCGGGGAGAGAGTAGGTATAACTCCGTTGCA
Protein-coding regions in this window:
- the pyrH gene encoding UMP kinase, with the translated sequence MSVVVKVSGKLFDEETVDSLNALREGIRGLIEEGKRVAVVTGGGATARRYIGKGRAMGANESMLDLLGVWASRLNAYLLSFSMADVSYLKVPESLEEFIHAWTSGKVVVVGGFQPGQSTAAVAALVAEASNSELLILATNVDGVYERDPRLFKDAKLIPRLTTKELSDILETSQSVNAGGYELLDPIAIKIVNRSKIKVVVMNYNKLSKLREVLKGKDISTIIEPA
- the lysS gene encoding homocitrate synthase; translation: MVGILDSTLREGEQTPGVAFTVQQRIEIAKALSDAGVAMIEAGHPTVSPDIREGIKGIVKLKREGVIESEIIGHSRAVEKDIEEAASLEVDRVAIFYGISDIHLKSKHKTDRDSALQLIEHAVRFARSHGVKVRFTAEDASRADPGYLIRVVKTARNAGADRVSIADTVGVLKPTTTRDFFSWIRREVPDVELDIHAHNDMGNAVANSLAAVEGGATIVHATVNGLGERVGITPLQVIGVALKYHLGVDVVKLEKLTQLSSLVEKYSGIPLPPNYPITGDYAFVHKAGVHVAGILSDPKTYEFIPPEVLGRSRDYTIDKYSGRNGIRRKLERMGVTLSDDVLDKVLSKIKEKEDAKFYRDEDLLELVEEVTGSKLRPRPPEEIEAVISVKCEPNVYTTSVTRRLHLVDGVKEVMEVSGEYDIIVKITAKDTTSLNQIIEQVRGVKGIKNTTTALVLKKM